A segment of the Chaetodon trifascialis isolate fChaTrf1 chromosome 2, fChaTrf1.hap1, whole genome shotgun sequence genome:
GCATCCCCCCCCCGTTAATGAATGGATGCTACGGCGATAGGCTCGGGAGCTTCTTCCGTTGGATTGCGGGAAACGCTGGATATCTATtcttgaatttatttatttatttctatgctctccatttttttctccccaccCTCTCCTGGTGTGCTGTTGTCGAAAGGACGATGGGGTCTTGTGCTTGATCGGATAAAGATGGAGGTGAACGCGGCGTCTCCGGTGCTTGGCATACTGTTGAGGTTTCACTGCCCATTGGGGTGAATGGagcttttatttcagttttttttttaagtgggCTCTTTTGTTTTCCGGGGATCGGCCGAGCACTCCTGTGGTGAATTGAGCTATTGTCGAGGACTGGGCCTCTCAAGCTTTGAATCTTTGactatccatccatcccctcccttccttccccCTTTACCTTCTGCTCAAAAGGAACAAGCGGATCCCAAAACCTCCACTGAAATCTCTCCTCGCCGTCCTCCTTGCTTCCAATGCCCCATTTCCCTCATCTCTACCCCTGcccccccacctctctcctgctccctcctcccACATCAGAGCGGCTACGTAATGTGCCTCCCTACGCATGCAAATGGGGATGCTACAAATGGTGGCTGGGACTGATGCCGATGAAAGGGTGATGCCTCGCGCAATCACCTGCACCTCCGCCGCTGCCGTCGCTCCAGATCAGCCTGGGAGAGCCCAGCAGCCGATGACAACCACCCACAGTGCGAACACAGTCGTTTCTAGCTTGCTCGTGGATGTAAATGagacgtgtgtatgtgtgtgaaggtgCACACTGGTTCCTGCCATGTCTGGTGTGTGATCGCTCTAGCGGGACGTTCTTACTGATGCGGGGGAGGCACTGAGCCTGAGGTTGGTCGACCTCCCCCTGCACACCCCCTTCCccacctccctccttccttccccttCCTCCCCATTCCACCACCCGACCCCCCCTTTGCCCTCCTTCACCTTATCCCAGAAGCCCCCGGGGGTGAAGGCCACCTGGTAAAGGGGTCGCGATGAAGAAGAACCGCAGCGGCAATCTGCGGCGGGCCTGGCCCAGCTTGGAGCTCGCCGAGCGCCCGCTGGAGCACAATCTCTCCCGTAGTGAGAAAGACATCCGTGTGCAGAAGCAGcatcttcctccccctcctcctcctcatttctctCCGTCCCCGCCAAGTTACCGTGCGCCAGGTGAGTCTGACACTCCCACCAACAGAAGCTCCACCCTCTCTCTACGCAGAGCTGCTCGGAGTTAGCAAAGAGGCCAAAGTTGGCGATATTTTCGTGTAGGAAATGCTGGTGACGTCCCCTTTGGTTCCTTCTCTAATGTATCAAAGGAGGTCAAGCAgaatcagagaagaagaaatattttgaattatttaatcCAAAGCTTTCTCTCGCCTCTCGCCTTGTTTTAAAATTCATTAAACCGTCTCTCAGAGGGTCCAAATCTCTCTAACTTTCTTACTTCCGAACATATTTTCACACATCCTTCGTATCCACTGAcccatatttaaacaaaaaaggAACCAATGGTGAAATGCTATGAAAAATGTACGTCCATCGATTCCGTTTTTCCATCACGTTCTCCTGAGCAGTCGTGGAAGGATGCATGAGTTGCATCACCTTTGCGTCAAATTCAGTGACAGATTGGTATTTGTGCTTGTGGGACATCTCACATCACAACCTAATGAAAATCACATCTTTCAGCCtctcattaaatgtttttttcattgtcagATGTGCATCCTAAATACTACAACCTCATTCCCTCACCCCTCAGAGATGTGCTCTGTTTATAcctttccaaaaaaaataaataaatagtgaaaTACTACAAAAGCTCAGGGCAGGGTGAGagtggtttgtgtttgtttgttgttcactGGCAGATCCAGCTTTTCTCGTgttcactaaaaaaaaaaatataaaaaatgcGTAAAGCCTCGTAAAGCCACATAAAGCTTAAGGGGCTGTGATACTAAGCAGAGATAACGTCATCGTGTTGCTTAACTGACCATTCAGCTGAGTGTGGCGAGGAGGCAGGGCCCTGCACTGATCTCAGCTCAGCCAAAAGAAGTGTGGACAGCAGATGGTAGCAGAACTTTAAGACAGCGCTCAATAAGGCACCATTAATTCTGCTGGTTATCTGCTGAGGCTTCCCGTGAGGTTCGAAATGAACCACGGAGGCCTTGCGGGTGCGTTTTCTCCACCGTACCGTGCGACTCTCTATCGATCGGCAGATTTAGGGCAGGGGACGGGGTCAGCTACAGCACAGATGCTGCAGCGGCGGATTCAGCGTGACGCTTTACGACCTTCCAGCAGGGCAGATGTTTGCTCTCGGAGGGGCTGGAAGCCGGGCCGTCTGGTGGGAGGATGATCTCACTACTCGCTCCTGCTGACAGCAAAGCCAGATTAATTCAACAAAGGCAgcagagagtttgtgtgtttgagctctgaatgtgaatatttgttGTGTATGCAGGTGGAGGTTTGTGTTGGTGAGCATGCACAtctatgtatatgtgtgcatgtggataTATGCATGAGTGTATGCTTtagtatgtatatgtatatatcgGTAGTCTGGCTATTGTTGTTTTTGGGGTATATTCTGTGTCCAGGTGACACAATTGTAttatttttccagtctttaaaaGAAAACTCCACAAAAAGTCATGTAAAAAAATCGAATACGCTGGCTCTGACACTCCATGAGCTCCATTTTTTTGCTGGATGTATGAATAGCGGGGCTGCAAAGACTCAGGTGATCTCACACTACGGTTcgggctgctgcagcagctgcttcgcTTTGCTAACCTACAAGAAAcaggaggagcgagaggaagcacagggaggaggggtggagctGTTCCAGCCAGCatgcaaactgctgctgtttgaccaTTACATCATAGCTTCACACGCTGCGCCTGCTGTTCATTCATGATCTCACAGTTGTGCttgtgcctcctcctcctcctcctcctcctcctcctgcaggtgacGTGTCTCCGATCAGTATGTCGCCTATCAGCCAGTCACAGTTCATCCCGCTGGGGGAGATTTTGTGCCTGGCCATCTCTGCTATGAACTCTGCCCACAAGCCTGTCAACCAGGAGGCTCTGGTGGAGCACCTCACTGCCAGCTTCCCAGGTACGCTCCTCTGACCTCCTTCTTAAGATGGGGCTGCACTAAAGCGTGCCCAAACTGAGTTTTGAACACATTATTGTGGCATATCGTGATGGAAAATTTGCAGTTACTCTTAATACTGAGGTCGAAATGTTGATTTATACGTCTGTGCATGTCAAAATTTGGTTAATTATCTTCTGATTTGTTGCTTATTAATATCCTCTCAGTAAATGAAGGACTGACACGCTTTCATTTTCTACTCACACCGAACATAAAAGCTAGGCTCAAAGAGCGAAGTAATGATCTGTGTAGGCTTTAAACATCTATTGATCTCACCTCAGGACAcatttcattgattaattcagaTATTTTATCCCATAAAATCTTcaaaaaaacatcacaatgtTTCAACAGGAATAGATCTGAAAATATTAGTTATTAaagaaatgaatcaaacaacagaaaaataatcagcaactGTTTTAATAATCGGTGTAATAGTCAGTTGAAAGGTGCCAGCTGCTCACGTGAGGATTTTGTCATCATATGTGACAGTAAACgggacaaaataagacatttgaagacgtcacatCGAGCTCTGTGAACCTACAGTGGAcctttttcagtattttctgacaAACTTGAATATTAAGTCCTCAATTACTCCTTAAATAAGGCGTAAAACTGGCTAAAACACAGGGAACATCATTGTTTTTGGACAGacatattatttatttgttactGTCTCTAAATTGTTGCTGCACTCCAGCAAAATGTTCACAGTGTTCACTGGTTTGAATGTACGTAATATTTTAACAGCATAGCTTCTTAACCAAAATGTATGAAGCAGTTAAATCCAGGATCTTTAAGCAGGTGAAACAAGCCTGGAAATGTATGAAAACACGAGGTTTGACTGTGTTGTCATGTTGTCAGTCAAAATTAATTGTTAGCACGTCTTTCAAATTCATCCCTGCTTCTATACAATGCCGGGGTGGAATCTAGCTGAACTTATATGTTGCATCATTTCTGTGTAAGAGACTAACAAAGGGGTGATGTAACGTCAGGCAACACGAGGCCTCGTCAGACAAAGGTTATGAATGGTGTTTGAAATGGACTTCTTTTAATGTTGATGAGGTCATTTATGTAAAGGTGAGCTCTTTGGGTGCTTTGGATCCTGATTGAATGTCATCAGGAGTCATCTTTAGCTTGTTAACTATCATTTGTCTGAACATAGAGATTAAATCTCAGATTGTCCAATCGTATGAAGGTAGATATACGAGTCAAACAAGGACGTACATGCATGTGGGTTTGTGTGAGGTGACGTACGGGCTGATTGAGGAAATGTTAGGATAgtcaacaaaaaatgaaaaaaaaaagcccattttATGTCATGTAAAGCTCACCTAGACATGCGGCCATTTCCGTTGTTTTCTCGAGGgtttaataatgaaaataaattctAGTAAGATCATAATGTTCCCAAAGATACTTGAAATATTACACAATACCTCTGTTGTAATAgtgaaaaactttatttatgcaGCAATTTTCTTGTGACAAGAATGCTTCACaaaaaaactgtaataaatgatcaataaatacaataaatgaaagaaaaaagaatgaaagaggagattTAAAAGCAGGGATAGATTTAGCGAGCCTGATGACGGCAGGTAAGTCGTTCCAGAGTACGTGAGCTTCACAGAGCTCGAGGGAGACGCTGGAATGAGAAGATGAAGAATAAATGCAGGATGTGAAACTGTTGACTGTTCgtctttgttttaatttgaaagataAAAAGGTTTAAACAGCACTTCAATTTAGTCGGTCCCCAGAATATTCAAAAAAATGTCGTAAGAATTAGTTATTAGTTTGTATTTTTACCATCTTTCACATCTTTCACTCATGTTACCCCTCTTGAATATGACTTTATACAATTTAAGTTATATGTAAACTGAGTGACTGAAGCTTCAtgcaaataacacattttattcatattaaaaTTGGCCTCAAGCTATTTTTTTACCTCCTTGACAAGCTGAGGTTGTTTTGTTTGCCCTCACAAATCTTCGTCCCCTCTGTTAGATCTCACCATCATGTCTTAATAGCAGTTCTCACATTGTGACAAACAAGAAATCTCAGGGGTTCCTTCTTGACCTTTAACGTGTTTATTtcgattatttttctgtctttagctGAAATTTATACAACTGTGCTTCAACTTTGCTTTCTGCAGGCGTGCCTACACCCAGCTCCGAGGTTCTGCGACATACCCTGAACATGCTGGTGCGAGAGAGGAAGATCTACCCAACTCCAGAGGGCTACTTCATTGTCACCCCCCAGACCTACTTTATCACTCCCTCCCTCATCAGAACCAACAACAAGTGGTATCACCTGGATGATCGGCTGCAGGAGCGCCAACCAcagcagtcacagcagcagcagcagcagcagcagcaacctcagcaaTGCACTTCGCCTCAGTCTGGCAACGTCACACCATCCACACCTGGCTGCCTGAGAGAGAGGCCTCCTCGCAAGAATCACAGTGACTCATACAACTCCTATCGCGAAGACACGTCCAGGCTTCACACCTCCGCGCTCCAAACTAAGTCTCCAAAGGAGCACAGGGGAGATTCTTATCAAAATAAGCCACCCAAGGAACACAGCAGCGGGGAACCTCCGCCAAGCACGTCAGCCAAGGAGCACCGAGGAGAACCGCCGTCATACCCTTATCCCCCTCTTCCCACTTCCCCTCCTGCCCAGCAGCCGCCGCCTCAAGATCCCGCTGATAAGAGTAAAAGCATCACTTCTTTCCCTTATAAAACTGACACTCTGaccaaaaagaaagaaggaagtgGTGGCAGCGGAAGCGGCGAGAAGCAATCCAAAAGGTTCGGTCTCAGGCTCTTCAGGCTGAGTTTCAAGAAGGACAAAATGAGGCAGCTGGCCACCTTCTCAGCCCAGTTCCCCCCAGAGGAGTGGCCTCTTCGTGACGAGGACGTGCCAACCACGCCCATTCCCCgagaggtggagatggagatAATCCGCCGAATCAACCCTGACCTAACAGTGGAGAACGTGGCCAGGCACACGGCTGTGATGAAGAGGCTGGAGGAAGAGCGTACGCAGAAGAACAAGGCGGGGTCTTCGGCCCAGCACAGTGCAcgcagcaggagggggaggggacaCAGGAGGGCCCCACATGGCAAGTCCCGCTCACACAGCAAGCCCCGAACCTCCAGGGGAGACCCGTCTGAGGGTTCGAACTGGGACCTTTTGTTCATGGAAAGGGATTACCGCTTCTTCAGCCACTCGTTAGTTCGCTCGCCTCGGGAGGCCATGTACACCTTGGAACGCAGGCGAAGTGGAGGCGCGACATACCTGGTCCATAGCAACCCCAACATTACTGAATCGTACTGCCCGGTTACCCCTGAGTGGGACGTGTCCGGGGAGCTCGCCAAGAGACGGACCGAGATGCCCTTCCCAGAGCCATCGCGCGGGACCTGCCAGTCCAGAGTGCAAAGAAGTCACAGTCACAATCAGGACAGGAAGTCGCGTCACGAGAGGTCAGATCAAGCTAAGGAACGCTCTCGGTCCATGGACAACTCCCTCAAGGGCCCGTCGCTGGGAGCGCCAGAAGACTTTGAACCCAGTCTGGAGGAGCGCAGTCATTACTACACTGATGACGGCACCCTGCGCGCCACGCAGAAGTCCTCCCACTACTCAAGGATCATGTTCTCTGCTGCTAAGTTCCACTCTGACTTTAATGTGCCTGATTTGGGGAAAGGGAGTTTGGACGAGTCAAGGATCCGGAGTACGATGGAGAGGAACAAAAGCAGAGACAGCTTGCCAACGTACAATGAGCTAATGGGACTTTCTCCTAAGCCCTCAACAGATGAGTACTTCCAGTGCAATACGTCAAATGAAACAATCCTAACTGCCCCTTCGCCTCAGGCAAAATCAGAATATGACACATTAACCTCATCAGGGGGACTCCGAAAGGGCTCTCCGGCTGACCGCCAAACGCCTCACCTCACCTCTCCTCACACGATGGAGTACAAAGAGGATTTGTCGGCAGCAAAGGGACAGAACGGCTCAGTGCGACTGACGCCAAGCCAGACGCCGGAGCCGGTGCAAAATGCCCGTTTGACGCCGCACCAACACAATGTAGATCCCGGTGGGGGAGGAGGCAGTATGGTGATCAAGAGGAAAGAGATCTTCAGCAAGGACACTTTGTTCAAACCTCCACACAATGCCTTGTCCACAGGCTACGTGGACAGCAGCTACACCAAGTCCGGCACATTGCGGAAAGCCTCACATGCCAAATCAACAGAGGCCCTAGACAATCCTGAGCCCCAGCAGCCTTCCAATTCAGCCACTTCCTCAGCGTCACCTGCAGTTTTACAGGGCTGCTTAGAGCCAACAGTCCCCTCCGCCTCCTTTGACTATTATAATGTATCAgacgatgaggaagaggaagaggcagaggaggactCGCACAAAGAGTTGGCGAAGGCAGAGGACAACAAAGACCACGGGGAAGGGGGTGGTAACGGTGGAGGTGGCGGCGGTGGCGGGGAGGGAACCATGCAGTGGCTACTGGAGCGGGAGAAGGACCATGATCTGCAGCGGAAACTGGAGACCAATCTGACCTTACTCAGCCCCAAGGAGACggagaacagcagcagccagaagTCGGCCCACTCTGCCCGTTTGGACAGCATGGACAGCAGCAGCGTCACGGTGGACAGTGGATTCAACTCCCCCAGGTATGTGCTTAAATGAACTGTGCATGAGCATTATCATcgaacaacactcaaatggtCTTAAATCAGCGTTAGCGGTGAAGTGTGGGAGGCAAACTCAAGCACAACGCAGTGGGATGTAAAATATCTCCAAACGGCTGCATTGCTGTCAAACCAGACAACCACATATGTAGTATTCACGAAATATAACCGAAAGTCCTTCATAATTAGAATAAAAACCTTAACTCAAGGTCAGTTTACGAGCTTTTTTTGGAGTCTTTGTTTGCATCTCAGTTTTCCTCAGTGGATGGACTGTGCTCAGGTGTCATCACATAACCTCAGTGTGCAGctgtggtcatgtgatcacCTGTTAATATTATCATTTATGTTTATTGCTCACTCTCATGAATGCAAACTGTAGCAGGTTGATAGATGATAGAAAGGCGCCCAGGTTCATGCATTCAGTCAAATTCAGGTGTTGACTTTGTATCTTCCtttcagtggccactttattaggtacagtGCAATTCAACACCGCCCTGTCATAACCTCTGTTTCTGTGAAGCTCATAAAGTTTTGGGTGACATTCTCAGAAACGTTAAATTGAATTATAACTTTATTAAGGTTGGATTACATTAGACTgcacaggtgtacctaataaagtggaaACTGAGtacatatttatattgagaatcgtttttttgtactgttttggGGGGCAGCACTTAGTGAAATAGTGTTTCAGTGGTGCTATTTAACCAGATAAAATGTTGGTTAAACTGTGAGAAGGACCAGGTTCCTGCTTTAAGAACAGTCTAGTGACATTTCTGAGAGGACTCCTCTCATAACTAGTCAAATGTTGGTTTCTGTAAGAGGTTTCACATGTAGGGATGCTACGATCATGTTTTCTGCAGTGGGTACCAGTTGTTGATCAACCTTTGGCCATATCGCCTATTTCCGAGATTTGTTTCGTTTTGTTATAGCTGCTGGTGTAACAGTTCGGTCAGTTTGACGGCTTTGTAGCGTATCGGGATCTCCACCAGGTGGCGGCATAACCTTGGCTATAAATGCTACAGCATGAAGAACCACAAAAAGTCAATCTTGTTGGGTTTTTATTCTGTCAAAAACAAGCTTGTAGTGGGTCTGTTCAATCGGCAGAGCAGTGAAAGAACTCACAAGGAGCAACGAACAAGTAGCCTTCAGTAAGTCTGTGACAACTGAAATACACAAttcctcctctgcaggagaTGGAGTTCAGTTGAAGTGAGGTTTAAGCAAAATAGAGTACTTATGGAGTACCTAGAAACTTATAACACATGGGAAAGCTGAGTAGTCACTGATCTATGAGTAGCTGAGATCCCTCCCCCCACAATCGGCGACTATAAAGCATTTTTTACTGAATGTTGGATGATAACCATCGACGCTCGCGCTCCAAGCCTGGACTTCAGGgttagctcacacacacttcatttgaatgaatatgATGCACAGATTTTGACTTCTTTCATTACAAACATGAAAGTCTGCAAAATATAAAGCACTACCACCAGTTTCATGCTAAACAGACAACTCCATCCAACAACGTATTGATCATATTCTGTCGGTTTGTGCGTGAATAACCGGAGTGGTATTTTAAGCAGCTTGGAGATTCACAGGCGTGGATCACACAGCAGTgacactgcagtgtgtcacTGCTGTATTTCCTTCATCTTGATGGCAACAAAAGGCAAACGAACCTTTGAAAGTGACTGTAATAGAAACAgattatatataaaaataaatgtttctttgtttcaacGTCAGATGAAACAGGGCGTAAAGGTTGTAACGAGCACCTCATTAACCAATACATTTTATATATGCAAAAAGGATAAAAAGTGTTAACGTGAGATGAATGATTTAAGCTTCATCTAAACAGCTGTAAACATCTCTTCATCAGACAAACAAGTGCAGCAGGCAGCGGGCTAATCCTCCTCTCCGAGCCGAACGTGAACTGCGCAGCACTTTAATATCAATGAATCACTTGTGAACCATCTGAACGCAATTTAGCCGACAGTTACCAGAAGGACCATTCCACCAGTTTAATATTGCACCTCCATAAAGCTGTTGTACTGGTGAGAGACAGCttctaaaaaaataaagatcaaagcagcagaggacgagatatcctgacttttattGTCCAGTAAGGGGTTAAGCTCCAAAAACgcttcccatgatgcaactcaACCCGACATTCGACCCTCTGCCGGTTTCTAACTCTGCTCTGATCTTCACTTCACGGAATGACCCTTTAATGCAAACTCTATTTAGACAGAAATACTGGGATTAAAtatatgaggaaaaaataatgTAGCTTTAGCATTGACATGTGCATAACATACTATAGACATACATAGTTATGATGTATTATATTAATATGATGTCATTAACTGTCagcttttaaaatgttatggCTTCTACTTACACTCATAAAGCtgtttaaatcttttttttttttcttttctgtgtgtctaTACTTTTTGATGACCTccaaaaaacttttttaaatgaaggaaACTTTTCTCTGTCCTGGAggttattttctctttttattatTCTCATTAACTACAATATTAAGTAATTAATATTAATTAGTAATAATTAGTAATAATATTAAGCACAATTTATCAGCTTTTGCCCTCCGTCTACAACCTCATGTCCAAAAGGCTTTGAacactgtaaaatgttaaaCAACGTGATGATTTGTAAAACATTGAAACATaatttttcactgaaaatagcacaaagctGACAAATTTAAGAGTTTGAATTaaatcctcatttagaattcGATGGCAGCATCACGTTTCAGAAAAGTTTGGACAGATTCGTGTTTAGCACGAAATGAAGAGACCAGCTGATGTCACTCTGAAAGTGGCGGCGGCGTctctggatctggtttatataCAGTTTCCTGTTTGCGCGGCAgagtttcagcttcatttgcGGCTGCGGCGATGAACCGTGTTCACTGACGGTGGCGTTTGGACGTGTTTCTGAGCCCATGGAGCGACATCGcgtctgttttcagtgcagacCGTCTGAGGCCTGAAGATCACGGCCAGCCAGTTCTGGTTTTGGCCTTCGTCCCTCGCATTACTCAGATTCTCTGAATAATGACATCATGTGTCAAGATGGCGCCGCGAGAGTGGCAGCTAgctacagcagctctgaccatttttctttcagtgtgttaATGGGccttttttgtgtttatatagttgatttttattATCTATTCAGTatccttttttattgtctttttgatctttctgtgcctcttttattctttgctgTTTGTAACAGTAATTTAATTTCCCCGCCGTGGGATTGTAGGCAATGAAACCCTCGAtttctttgtacttttacattgagaaacattattcttaaattGTTGCACTAGTTTCCAGCACGGTCTGTCACAGAGTGTTGAAGCCCTCCCCATCGTCACCTAAGACAGCCTCGGCCTCTCTGAAGCTCCTTTTATACCTGGTCATGTTACTCACCTGTTGCCCGTTAGCTTCATTAACCATGAGATGtcccaccagctgttttctttaagcatttcacaacttttccagtcttttgttgcctcTGGCTCAACTTTCTTGACATGTGTTGCTGCCAAAtgaaattctaaatgaggatatccTTTTCAGAAGCAAtgacatttctcagtttcaacatgaGATGTTGCCTTTGCGttattttcagttaaatgtgGGCAAATCGTCACATTGTTTCTATTAAGCGTCCTCACTTTTTTGGAAGCAGCGTTGCAGACGAGCACGAAGTGAAATCGTTCGCCTGGTGTTttaattcagtgtgtttttgactTTCTGTTGTCTCTCGTGCAGGACGCGCGAAAGCCTTGCATCCAACACATCCAGCATAGTGGAAAGCAATAGACGGCAGAATCCCGCGCTGAGCCCCGGCCACATTGGCACCAGTAGTATCGGACTGCCATTCAGCTTTCGCGCCATCCCGGAGCCCCCCACCACGCAGCCTGAGAAACTCCAGAAGTCATCGAACTGCCTGGCCTCCATCACCAGCGTCTGACGGGCGGCACAGACTGAGACCGTGacggtggtggaggagagaggacgcGAGGCGCTTTCACCGTTTCCGCCCTCGCtgtcctcaacacacacacacacactcacacctacacacacacacatcttcagaCTCCTGAGAATCCATTTACTGGGACTGTTACAAAAACAGGCATGGCTTCAAGAGACTGTTCCCACAGCTTCAAGAACTTTACtgcaaaaaagagaagaaaactaCAGAATATCAAGACCGCTGTAGGTGAAGAACCCTACCTGAAGTACTTTGGTGACATGGACTCTAGTTTGGCTTATATCAAGATTCTTGACTATTGGTATTGGAAAGTAGTAGACTATAGGATTCAAGTTACATTTGGAAATATCGAAAACTTTTTATATTACTTAACAATACATGTCCAATTAAATGTTCTCCTTCCTGAAATAGCGTCAAGTTCTTCAGGACGATTCACTGTATCAGCACAATGTCGAGACAATAAAAGTCGATCATGAGAACAACGAATGAAAGATATTAAAACATAAATCAGCTCAGATTTGTGTACCGCAATGCAAATGATGTATGTATACTCGATACTTTTGATATCCTAATTATTATAATGGTGGTATTAAAGATGCTATGTGACCAAAAACGTCGTTTTGGACGAAATGAGCTGCACCTCACCCCTCACGTGTTCAGGTCAACTCGAGCTCGACACGAGGCTCGTTTAGAGTCCCGTCCGGAGCTTTCAGTCGTATCACATGAGCTTCATCTGGAGGAGTTCGTCAGGGAGTTCAGGATGTGCAAATGTCCAATTTTCTGAGCGGTTTAAGCTCTTTACTTGTCCATGTTCAtttaaaagtttgaaaatgCATTATTGGCCTTGGAAAAAGCAGTTGAGCTGCTCGGGAGCTTTCAGTCACGTCACATGGTCTTCCTCGGCAGGTGGAGTCGGCCCAGTTGTCAACTTCAGTTTCACAGGAAAGTCGAGGATGAACTTTTCAATCTGGAGTCTCAGACgtgattttaatgtaaaaacactgagtTTAATTTGGAAACTCTGGGTTTTTCTCTCACAACAGTGCAGACAtggtgcattgtgggaactGTAGGCAGAACGAGGAGCCACAGACTCAACAGTCATGGATGTTCAAAAACTTCAAATGGTCagatttcattttgtctttcagaTAATAGATCCTCATAAAAACTCAGATTACTAGTCAATTCATTGATTAGtagaaacact
Coding sequences within it:
- the stox2a gene encoding storkhead-box protein 2 isoform X1, translating into MEKFLQVAPHSLALVLSQLCAEDNEGPPPSPDALPLKVQHHTGYEVFANFKSVNMQHFWNKALTQALSEIFFLGWIDERVLLIQGKEVHLQVLRNGWTRRTLKPPQGFDIKCIGDVSPISMSPISQSQFIPLGEILCLAISAMNSAHKPVNQEALVEHLTASFPGVPTPSSEVLRHTLNMLVRERKIYPTPEGYFIVTPQTYFITPSLIRTNNKWYHLDDRLQERQPQQSQQQQQQQQQPQQCTSPQSGNVTPSTPGCLRERPPRKNHSDSYNSYREDTSRLHTSALQTKSPKEHRGDSYQNKPPKEHSSGEPPPSTSAKEHRGEPPSYPYPPLPTSPPAQQPPPQDPADKSKSITSFPYKTDTLTKKKEGSGGSGSGEKQSKRFGLRLFRLSFKKDKMRQLATFSAQFPPEEWPLRDEDVPTTPIPREVEMEIIRRINPDLTVENVARHTAVMKRLEEERTQKNKAGSSAQHSARSRRGRGHRRAPHGKSRSHSKPRTSRGDPSEGSNWDLLFMERDYRFFSHSLVRSPREAMYTLERRRSGGATYLVHSNPNITESYCPVTPEWDVSGELAKRRTEMPFPEPSRGTCQSRVQRSHSHNQDRKSRHERSDQAKERSRSMDNSLKGPSLGAPEDFEPSLEERSHYYTDDGTLRATQKSSHYSRIMFSAAKFHSDFNVPDLGKGSLDESRIRSTMERNKSRDSLPTYNELMGLSPKPSTDEYFQCNTSNETILTAPSPQAKSEYDTLTSSGGLRKGSPADRQTPHLTSPHTMEYKEDLSAAKGQNGSVRLTPSQTPEPVQNARLTPHQHNVDPGGGGGSMVIKRKEIFSKDTLFKPPHNALSTGYVDSSYTKSGTLRKASHAKSTEALDNPEPQQPSNSATSSASPAVLQGCLEPTVPSASFDYYNVSDDEEEEEAEEDSHKELAKAEDNKDHGEGGGNGGGGGGGGEGTMQWLLEREKDHDLQRKLETNLTLLSPKETENSSSQKSAHSARLDSMDSSSVTVDSGFNSPRTRESLASNTSSIVESNRRQNPALSPGHIGTSSIGLPFSFRAIPEPPTTQPEKLQKSSNCLASITSV
- the stox2a gene encoding storkhead-box protein 2 isoform X2, which gives rise to MKKNRSGNLRRAWPSLELAERPLEHNLSRSEKDIRVQKQHLPPPPPPHFSPSPPSYRAPGDVSPISMSPISQSQFIPLGEILCLAISAMNSAHKPVNQEALVEHLTASFPGVPTPSSEVLRHTLNMLVRERKIYPTPEGYFIVTPQTYFITPSLIRTNNKWYHLDDRLQERQPQQSQQQQQQQQQPQQCTSPQSGNVTPSTPGCLRERPPRKNHSDSYNSYREDTSRLHTSALQTKSPKEHRGDSYQNKPPKEHSSGEPPPSTSAKEHRGEPPSYPYPPLPTSPPAQQPPPQDPADKSKSITSFPYKTDTLTKKKEGSGGSGSGEKQSKRFGLRLFRLSFKKDKMRQLATFSAQFPPEEWPLRDEDVPTTPIPREVEMEIIRRINPDLTVENVARHTAVMKRLEEERTQKNKAGSSAQHSARSRRGRGHRRAPHGKSRSHSKPRTSRGDPSEGSNWDLLFMERDYRFFSHSLVRSPREAMYTLERRRSGGATYLVHSNPNITESYCPVTPEWDVSGELAKRRTEMPFPEPSRGTCQSRVQRSHSHNQDRKSRHERSDQAKERSRSMDNSLKGPSLGAPEDFEPSLEERSHYYTDDGTLRATQKSSHYSRIMFSAAKFHSDFNVPDLGKGSLDESRIRSTMERNKSRDSLPTYNELMGLSPKPSTDEYFQCNTSNETILTAPSPQAKSEYDTLTSSGGLRKGSPADRQTPHLTSPHTMEYKEDLSAAKGQNGSVRLTPSQTPEPVQNARLTPHQHNVDPGGGGGSMVIKRKEIFSKDTLFKPPHNALSTGYVDSSYTKSGTLRKASHAKSTEALDNPEPQQPSNSATSSASPAVLQGCLEPTVPSASFDYYNVSDDEEEEEAEEDSHKELAKAEDNKDHGEGGGNGGGGGGGGEGTMQWLLEREKDHDLQRKLETNLTLLSPKETENSSSQKSAHSARLDSMDSSSVTVDSGFNSPRTRESLASNTSSIVESNRRQNPALSPGHIGTSSIGLPFSFRAIPEPPTTQPEKLQKSSNCLASITSV